One Sphingomonas sp. SUN039 genomic window carries:
- a CDS encoding family 43 glycosylhydrolase translates to MGSSRRDALKMTIGAGAALTVGQADALAATGTAAEARTANCTAPRVIWGRTPEGRRKADLGNGHYRNPVLPGDYPDPTILKDGDDYYLTHSSFDAMPGLLIWHSRDLVNWSPVCAALPKPIGTVFACDLIRHGGRYFIYIPFMKAPWSSGLKSFANIYVIHADNIAGPWSAPVDTGIGGYIDPGHVVDTDGQRYLYLSGIHRVLLTPDGLAPAGPIEKVYDGWRYPDDWVVEGYSLEGPKLLRKGDWFYLISAVGGTGGPPTGHMVIAARSRSAKGPWENCPHNPIVRTWNAAEPWHSRGHATAVEGPGGQWYLVYHGYENGYQTLGRQTLLEPMVWTADGWPRATGGDLSKPLPVEARPSPRPPLLLSDDFSTDAIGTRWTLHINGEPDRSLAQVRENALWLKAQGSGPQNGTVLTQQTGDRAYQAQVTMSLGEGAEGGLLLFFSDRLFLGISHNGERMITYGGGQPGHWREPAPPTRKIHLRVVNDHHIVTYYWSLDGRDWTRHEIRAETSGCHANTMQDLTSLRVALFAAGTGTVRFDRFVYRATDDFATADAGRAPQRRKMETG, encoded by the coding sequence ATGGGCAGTTCGCGGCGCGATGCCCTGAAGATGACGATCGGCGCAGGCGCTGCGCTGACTGTCGGGCAAGCCGATGCGCTGGCCGCGACCGGCACAGCGGCCGAGGCAAGGACCGCGAACTGCACGGCACCGCGTGTCATTTGGGGCAGGACACCCGAGGGGCGGCGCAAGGCCGATCTCGGCAATGGTCATTACCGCAATCCGGTGCTGCCGGGCGACTATCCCGACCCCACCATCCTTAAGGATGGCGACGACTATTATCTGACGCATTCGTCCTTCGATGCCATGCCCGGTCTTTTGATCTGGCATTCGCGCGATCTAGTGAACTGGTCGCCGGTCTGCGCGGCGTTGCCCAAGCCGATCGGCACCGTATTCGCGTGCGACCTGATCAGGCACGGCGGTCGGTATTTTATCTATATTCCGTTCATGAAGGCGCCGTGGTCTTCCGGCCTGAAGAGTTTTGCGAACATCTATGTTATCCATGCCGATAACATCGCCGGGCCGTGGAGCGCGCCTGTCGATACCGGGATCGGCGGGTACATCGACCCCGGCCATGTCGTCGATACCGACGGTCAGCGCTATCTCTACCTGTCGGGAATTCACCGTGTCCTGCTGACGCCCGACGGGCTTGCTCCGGCCGGCCCGATCGAAAAAGTCTATGACGGCTGGCGCTATCCCGACGACTGGGTCGTCGAAGGCTATTCGCTCGAGGGACCGAAACTGCTCCGCAAAGGCGACTGGTTCTACCTGATCAGCGCTGTCGGCGGCACCGGCGGTCCGCCGACCGGGCATATGGTCATCGCGGCCCGGTCGCGCTCGGCGAAGGGGCCTTGGGAAAACTGTCCGCACAACCCGATTGTCCGGACCTGGAACGCTGCCGAACCCTGGCATTCGCGTGGCCATGCCACCGCTGTCGAAGGGCCGGGCGGGCAATGGTATCTGGTCTATCATGGCTATGAAAACGGCTACCAGACGCTCGGTCGCCAGACGCTGCTGGAACCGATGGTGTGGACGGCGGACGGCTGGCCGCGCGCAACGGGCGGGGATTTGTCAAAGCCGTTGCCTGTCGAGGCCCGTCCCTCGCCGCGGCCGCCGTTGCTGCTGTCCGACGATTTTTCCACCGACGCGATCGGGACGCGCTGGACCCTGCACATCAACGGCGAACCCGATCGTTCGCTCGCGCAAGTGCGCGAAAATGCCCTGTGGCTTAAGGCCCAAGGCTCCGGTCCGCAGAACGGGACCGTCCTGACGCAGCAGACAGGCGATCGCGCCTATCAGGCGCAAGTCACCATGTCGCTCGGCGAAGGCGCGGAGGGTGGCCTGTTGCTGTTTTTCAGCGACCGGCTGTTCCTCGGTATCAGCCACAACGGCGAGCGCATGATCACCTATGGTGGCGGACAGCCCGGCCATTGGCGCGAACCTGCGCCCCCGACCCGCAAAATCCACCTTCGCGTCGTGAACGACCATCATATCGTCACTTATTACTGGAGCCTCGACGGCCGCGACTGGACGCGGCACGAAATCCGGGCCGAGACGTCGGGATGCCACGCCAATACCATGCAGGACCTGACCAGCCTGCGCGTGGCCCTGTTCGCGGCGGGTACGGGGACCGTCCGCTTCGACCGCTTCGTCTATCGGGCGACTGACGATTTCGCCACCGCAGATGCGGGTCGGGCACCTCAACGCCGAAAGATGGAGACCGGTTGA
- a CDS encoding aromatic ring-hydroxylating dioxygenase subunit alpha codes for MSSYVRNAWYMAAWAEQVPDGGFLSRRLLDRLWLIWRLSDGSIAMIEDRCPHRFVALSKGRRDGDRVVCGYHGLGFDSTGQCVHSPFPDVQPRAQVATMYAVERHLGIWFWPGDPALADPASIPDYAYLDGDRPAERGHLVIKGNYELMTDNLMDLTHAEFIHVESFGTNGSIFIGKQSVKQEPDGAIWNNWDIAGAEPPGWAAPMLEEGAKIDQWLHMRWHAPANMDLSIGIAKADSNRAELVVPPLRNPHIVTPETTGTSHYFYDHAPGEAEAAQARRVFLEEDEPMIESAEEALAGQDFWDARPLILASDAGAIRARRRLMQMRRSEAVAANEA; via the coding sequence ATGTCGAGCTATGTACGCAACGCTTGGTATATGGCGGCCTGGGCCGAGCAGGTGCCCGACGGCGGATTTCTCAGCCGTCGGTTGCTCGACCGACTGTGGCTGATCTGGCGCCTGTCGGACGGCAGCATTGCGATGATCGAAGACCGCTGTCCGCACCGCTTCGTGGCGCTGAGCAAAGGGCGACGCGATGGCGACCGCGTCGTGTGCGGCTATCACGGGCTCGGCTTCGACAGCACCGGCCAGTGCGTCCACAGCCCGTTTCCCGATGTGCAGCCCCGCGCGCAGGTCGCGACGATGTACGCCGTCGAACGCCACCTCGGCATCTGGTTCTGGCCGGGCGACCCGGCGCTGGCCGATCCGGCTTCGATTCCCGATTACGCTTATCTTGATGGCGACCGTCCCGCCGAGCGGGGCCATCTGGTCATCAAGGGCAATTACGAGCTGATGACCGACAATCTGATGGACCTGACACACGCCGAGTTCATCCATGTCGAAAGCTTCGGCACCAACGGATCGATCTTCATCGGCAAGCAAAGCGTCAAGCAGGAGCCCGACGGCGCGATCTGGAACAACTGGGATATCGCAGGCGCAGAACCGCCGGGTTGGGCCGCGCCGATGCTGGAGGAGGGGGCAAAGATCGATCAATGGCTGCACATGCGTTGGCACGCGCCAGCCAATATGGACCTGAGCATCGGCATCGCGAAGGCGGACAGCAATCGGGCCGAACTCGTGGTGCCGCCGCTGCGCAATCCGCATATCGTGACGCCGGAAACGACAGGCACGTCGCATTATTTCTACGACCACGCGCCGGGGGAGGCCGAGGCGGCACAGGCGCGCCGCGTTTTCCTCGAAGAAGACGAGCCGATGATCGAGTCTGCCGAGGAAGCGCTGGCGGGACAGGACTTCTGGGACGCGCGGCCGTTGATCCTTGCCAGCGATGCCGGTGCCATCCGGGCGCGACGTCGATTGATGCAGATGCGACGGAGCGAAGCGGTCGCCGCAAACGAAGCCTAG
- a CDS encoding nuclear transport factor 2 family protein → MKRARTLLLLALTLGAATKPDNRAIVTDFARLFYTERDVKRAFETYVVPDYIQHNPGLADGRAAAVAALAPMFADRVKTFEIKRILVDGDMAVIHIHVRPTPDSRGASVFDMYRLKDGKIVEHWDVIQPVPEKSANPHPMF, encoded by the coding sequence ATGAAGCGGGCGCGTACGCTCCTCCTCCTGGCGTTGACGCTCGGCGCAGCGACGAAACCCGACAACCGCGCGATCGTGACCGACTTCGCGCGGTTGTTCTACACCGAGCGCGACGTGAAGCGCGCGTTCGAAACCTATGTCGTGCCCGACTATATCCAGCACAATCCCGGCCTCGCCGACGGGCGGGCCGCGGCGGTCGCCGCGCTTGCGCCGATGTTCGCCGACCGGGTCAAGACCTTCGAAATCAAGCGCATACTCGTCGATGGCGACATGGCGGTCATCCACATCCATGTGCGGCCCACGCCGGACTCGCGCGGGGCGTCGGTGTTCGACATGTACCGGCTCAAGGACGGCAAGATCGTCGAGCATTGGGACGTCATCCAGCCCGTGCCGGAGAAATCCGCGAACCCGCATCCGATGTTCTGA
- a CDS encoding DUF6379 domain-containing protein, translating to MMDNKMIVENSLESNDNGFAFYGRLPYYRGLGLSMVEDIAVSADGEPVAREDVRFHVRGKTYTLDQMETVYDDRWNFGEKAKIIAMKPGGLKPGTHKIDFAVRMRVSYLPFVPTTKDSKELALAA from the coding sequence ATGATGGACAACAAGATGATCGTCGAGAACAGCCTCGAGAGCAACGACAACGGCTTCGCCTTCTACGGCCGCCTGCCCTATTACCGCGGCCTCGGTCTTTCGATGGTCGAGGACATCGCCGTCTCCGCCGACGGCGAACCTGTCGCGCGCGAGGATGTGCGCTTCCATGTGCGTGGCAAGACCTACACGCTCGACCAGATGGAAACGGTTTACGACGACCGCTGGAACTTCGGCGAAAAGGCCAAGATCATTGCGATGAAGCCCGGCGGCTTGAAGCCCGGCACGCACAAGATCGACTTCGCGGTGCGGATGCGGGTGAGCTACCTGCCCTTCGTGCCGACGACAAAGGACAGCAAGGAGCTGGCGCTCGCCGCATGA